Proteins encoded by one window of Phycisphaerae bacterium:
- a CDS encoding ISAs1 family transposase — protein MDVEAPRGLLRFFDELEDPRMERTKLHSLEDILFIALCAVICGADSWTEVEVFGWAKREWLSQYLTLPNGIPSHDTFGRVFSRLDPQVLERCFSKWMAALAEASAGRLVAIDGKTLRRSFDKATNRAAIHMVSAWCETNRLVLGQLATAEKSNEIKAIPQLLKMLDIRDAVVTIDAMGCQKAIAQEIVQQGGHYLLQVKDNQPGLHDVVKATFDELTGRGIAGVQYDFHEQTDAGHGRIETRRLWVTDWTDWYADRKEWANLTSFVCMESVRTVNGSTSCERHYYISDLAGQSAQTMLGYVRGHWGIENKLHWSLDMTFREDTLRNRIGHSAENLSRIRRLSLNLLCREKTCKASLKSKRLRAGLREDYLVRVLCQGI, from the coding sequence ATGGACGTTGAAGCCCCGCGTGGCCTGCTGCGCTTTTTTGATGAGTTGGAGGATCCCCGGATGGAGCGGACGAAATTGCATTCGCTCGAGGACATTTTGTTCATCGCCCTTTGTGCGGTCATCTGCGGGGCGGACAGTTGGACCGAGGTGGAGGTGTTCGGCTGGGCCAAACGGGAATGGCTGAGTCAGTACCTGACGTTGCCCAACGGCATTCCTTCCCATGATACCTTCGGGCGGGTGTTTAGCAGGCTGGACCCCCAAGTATTGGAGCGATGTTTCTCGAAGTGGATGGCGGCCCTGGCCGAGGCCAGCGCCGGCCGATTGGTGGCCATCGACGGCAAGACCCTGCGACGCAGTTTTGACAAGGCCACGAATCGAGCGGCGATCCATATGGTCAGTGCCTGGTGCGAGACGAACCGTCTGGTTCTGGGGCAACTGGCGACCGCAGAAAAGAGCAATGAAATCAAGGCTATCCCACAGCTTCTGAAGATGCTGGATATCCGTGATGCGGTGGTGACGATCGACGCCATGGGCTGCCAGAAGGCCATCGCCCAGGAGATCGTCCAGCAAGGCGGGCACTACCTGTTACAGGTCAAGGACAACCAGCCGGGGCTGCACGATGTCGTCAAAGCGACCTTCGACGAGTTGACCGGCCGAGGAATCGCCGGGGTCCAGTACGATTTCCATGAGCAGACCGATGCCGGCCACGGCCGGATCGAGACCCGTCGTTTGTGGGTCACCGACTGGACCGATTGGTATGCGGACCGAAAAGAGTGGGCCAACCTGACCAGCTTCGTCTGCATGGAAAGCGTACGCACGGTGAACGGATCCACTTCCTGCGAACGCCACTATTACATCAGCGATCTGGCCGGCCAAAGTGCCCAGACCATGCTCGGCTACGTCCGCGGCCACTGGGGTATCGAGAACAAGCTGCACTGGTCACTGGATATGACCTTCCGGGAGGACACCCTCCGTAACCGGATCGGCCACTCCGCCGAGAACCTCTCGCGAATCCGCCGACTGAGCCTTAACCTGCTCTGTCGAGAGAAAACCTGCAAGGCCAGCCTGAAAAGCAAACGCCTGCGAGCCGGCCTACGGGAGGACTACTTGGTCCGGGTCCTGTGCCAGGGGATTTAG